The Thalassomonas actiniarum genome contains the following window.
GTAAAAGCAAAGGGGATATTGTTTATGGCTACGGTAAAGATATGCTTGATATTCCCAATTCCTCGGCAGAAATCATTCAGATGGTGCCCTTCGAATACGGTATGCAGCAGAGCCTGGGCAATACCCTGCGTGTTTTACTGGGAGTGAAATCGATTCCTGATAAAGATCGCAATAGCATCACAGTGCAGGGCAAGCGTAAAGATATCGTCAAAGCATTGGAGTTGATCCGGCTGATGGATAGGCCTACGTTGAGAGACAGGCAAATAGGTCTATTCAACAGTACCTTTATCGATGGCAACGAAATTACTAAAAAACTGCAGGAACTGCTCGGTCAGGAAGGTATTTCTGTCAGCAAGGGGGCGTCTTCTCAATCTGCTTTATCGGTTGTTTCACTTGATAAGCAAGGTACCTTGATCTTTTTTGCCAATAATCAACAGATTATCAATCGGGCAGTCTTTTGGGCGGAGCAAATTGATCAGCCGTTAAAAACCAATGAAAAACAATATTTCATCTATGCTCCTAGATATTCACGGGCTGTTGACATGGGGGAAAGCCTGGAAGCCTTAATCTCCAATACCGGTGGCGGTTCACTTGGCCGCGCAGGCAGCAGTACTTCGGCAACAAGTCAAAACCAAAGCGCTGCTGCTAATCGCCGCACCAGCCGCAGCGCCAGTTCTGAAAAAATGAAGATGGTGGTGGATGAACGCGCCAATTCGTTGATCTTTTACAGCACGGGAGAAGATTATCAACAATTGTTGCCGCTCATTAAAAGATTGGACGTTTTGCCCAAACAAGTCATGCTGGAAGTCATGATAGCTGAAGTCACCCTGACGGATGAATTTAAACAGGGGGTTGAATTTGCATTCAGCCGTGGCAGTTACGGCTTTTCAACTGCCGGGGCTTTCATGGGGGACGGCTTCGGCGGCCTGTCATACCTGTTAAAGGGCTCTGATGGACAGATCGCTGCAGAATTATTGCAAACCAACAGTTTAGTAAATCTATTATCTAAGCCCTCTCTAGTGGTTCGCGACGGGGTTAGCGCGTCAATTAATGTCGGTACTGATATTCCTATTGTTGGTGAAACAACTTCTGATCCTATTAGTGGGGACAACCAAACCACGGCCATTGAATACCGTAAAACCGGGGTCGAGTTAACGGTTACACCGACGGTCAATGCCCAGGGAGTGATCCTGATGGAGATAAAGCAAAAAATCAGTAATCAGGTGGAAGTTGGCGCAACTACTGCCATAAGCCCTTCGGTATTTGAGCGTAGTGTTGATACCGAAGTGGTCGCGGAAAGCGGACAAACCATTATTCTGGCAGGTTTGATCAGTGAAAATCGTACTCAAAAGGATTCTAAAGTGCCTTTTTTCGGAGATTTACCTTTTATCGGCGGCCTGTTTAAAGCCAATACTGATGCAGGAGATAAAACCGAACTCGTGGTATTGGTGACCCCCAGGGTTATTGAATCTGCAGATGAATGGAGTGATATTAAAGAGCGCTTCACTCAGGGATTGGAAAAACTTACCCTGGATTAATGCCTGGCTGATGTTAGTTCTGCTTTATCCTTGATACTTATAAAAAGGGCCATGTTCCGCGATGGCATGGCCCCTTTAAATTCCCGGCATAAATCGCTGTTAGTATGGAGTAAATGATTTATTACCTTTTTGAATAGATATCGTGGTAATAGCTGCTAGTATATGATGTGTATGCTTTTTTTGATTAAAGGCTGAGAGCCTGAAATTAGTTGTCGTTCGCTTATCGGATCTGACGCTTTTAGTAAATGTGAGGGCTGAAGCCGGTAGAAAATCATTGCGGTAACGGGCACTTTGCCTGGTTTTTGTTCGAATTGGGTGTGCGCTGTAGGGCTGAACCTATGTATGACACTTACAAGCAAACAATATATAGTTCCAGTTTACTATGCATTTTTTGACCTGTAATAAGGTTAAATGCGGCTTTTACATTTAAAATTACTGATATTCAAAGTTTTATAAGGAATTGGCTTGAACTCTCTATATTTATCGGTTACCTTCTCGTTGAAAGCGTTATATACGCTTGATGTAGGTTAAAAAACACTCAAACAAAGCTATTTGTCTGAGTAGAGTGTTGACAAGGTAGCAACAATGGGTAAACTTACCCATCGTTAGAAGTCGCTTAGGCGACGGCCTAAGTGTTAGATACTTATGTATTAAATTTAACATACTGTAATTTTTATATGAGTTGGCATTAACCTGCCTATCTCAGTTTCATGAAACCAAGGAAAATAAAAATGTTTAAAAAAACTCTTTTAGCCTTAACAATTGCTGGTACAGCGTCAGCGGCTAACGCTGCTACTGTTTATGCAGACATCACAGATGCCGTAGTTGGTGATCTGAACACTTTGTTAACAGTGGCTACTCCAGCTGCTGGCGACCCGTACGGTACTGATGGTGTTATTACTGGTACAGAGAATAACTGTGACGCTGCTGCTACTACTCTGGGTGTAACCCTAGACGAAGGCGCCTTCACTAATGCCGGTGCTGACGATGATAGTCTGACTTTCGGCGCAGCCGGTCAAGATCAGACTCGTGTTATCATGACAGCTACCAATGCTTGTACTATTTTGTTAGATGCAGAAACTAAAGATACAACTCCTGCTCTTGACGGCATCGAGTACTCTACTGCTACTGCTATCGAATTAACGCCTGACTTCATTGTTGGTTTAGGTGGTCTGAAAGATGAAGATACTATCACTTTAACTTTCTCTGGTGCTAAAATCGATACTACTTTAACTGTTGCTCCTACTGTAACGGTTTCTGGCGACGCAGGTGTTAGAGACACTGGTACTGCTGCTACTTTCATCGGTACTGCTGCTGACATGACTTTCGACCTTCTGGATATCGACCCAGATGGTGAATTCGTACGTTTTACTGTTAAGTCTGCCGACTCTGCAACGACTACTGTTGCTCCTAACGCTATCTTAAACGTTGCCGGTATCTTCTTAGATTCAACTGGCCTGAGCTCAGCGACTTCTGTTGCCATGTCTACCGTTGCTATCAACACTTCAGGTACTGAATACGATCCGTCTTCAGCTGCTACTATTGTTAGCCTGACGCCTCAGTACGAAGCGACAGTAACAACTGCTTTTGACGCGCTGATCGATGTTGGCGATGATCGTCAAGGTTTCGAAAACAGTGCTTCTGCCGATGCTTTAACTCTTAACGTTGACAAGCTGACTACTGGTCTTGAGCTTACTCCAGAAGAAGCCACTTACGTTATTACCGGTGATTTCTCTTGGATGTTAGATGACAGCATCGATACTGACGAAAGCGGTACTTTAACTTCTGCTGAAATCGCAAACGCTGTTACCTACGCAGGTGACACGTTGAAGTCATACGCTATCGACACTGACTTAACTGAGTTAACAGTAACAACTACTACAGGTGCTGCTGTTACAGCCACTCAAGTATTTACCTTCACTGTACCTGGTTACGACAACGGTGCCATGGAGCATCCGGTAATCAATGTTCAGGACTTCACTGTAAAAGTTGACGTTCAAGATGACGACGCTTTCACAACTGATCCGGTAAACATGTCTGCTAACTTAATAACAGACGCTGGTGAGTGGGACCTGAACGGTTCTGTAATCTACTTACCATATGTACCGTTTGGTCCTAACACTCAGCCTATCATCCGTCACACTAACAAAGGTAACCAAACAGGTGACCTGACTGTACGTTACATGGTTGAAGGTGTGGACACTTCTTGGAACGCTCTTTCTGCTGCAAACGTAGACGATGCAACTCCAGGTGTACGTAACATGCTGACTCTGATCACAGACGCTCTGAAAGACGAAGGTTATGACGCAACTACTGATGGTTTCAAAGTTGCTTTAGAATTCGTAACTAACGTTCCTTCTGAAGACGTATTTGTTTACGGTGGCGCTAAGGTTACTGCCGAAGGCCAAGACCGTATCCACTTAGGTACTCTTAAAGATAACGACTAATATTTAGTTTTAGTTATTGATATAAAAAGCGAGCTTAGGCTCGCTTTTTTATTTAGTTAAAGCGGCAAACCGCGGGAGAGTTTGCACGGACAGTGGCGGCGAGTTGTAAATGAAAAAAAATAAAATGGCGGATTTGTTTGCGGTTGCTCAGCAGGCTTTTGACAGCAGAGATTATAAGAGAGCATTTTCAAGTTTAAACAAGTTTAAACGGGCGAAAACAGAGATTAAATTTGAACATGTTTTATTAGAGGCTAAAGTCAATCTGGCGCTGAAAAAATTTGAAAAGGCTCTTTTGTTCAAGACCGCCGGCGAGCAACTGGCTGTTTCAGCGAAGCAAAAAGTGGAGTGGCATAATTACGTGGCAGAAATCTACCAGGCCCGGCACCAGGTAGAAGGAGTTATCTATCATCTTGAGCAGAGCCTTGCTCTGGACAAGTCGATTGCCAATGCCGTAGCGAGACATCGCTTGTTGACGCATTATGTACAACAGGAGCAATATGATAAGGCCAGGGAAGTGGGATATAAGCTGCTCGACTGGCAGGGATATTTTATTTCAGCGGCGTTTTTGCTTATGGATTGTGTATTTGCAACTGATGATAAGACAGAAGGACTTAAACTGGCAAAATCTTTAACCGGCCACAGTGATTACCTGGCTGAAAAAGAGATGATTCATATTTTCAATAAGTTGCTTAAGGTAAAGGCAATTGATGAGGCACAACTGTTTGTTGAAAAGGAGAAAAAAAGCAAGGGTGTGCAATATTGGCATCAGATAGCGCAGGCGATCATCCTGGTACATCAGCAACAAATTTCCCGGGCGATAACTTTATTTAAAGAAATAAAAGGGGCCGGTTCTATTTATGAAATGGACTTTCATCGGGCATTAAGAGATTTTTATTTTAACGCCCGCCAAGAAAGCCAATTCTTTGCTCTGGCAGGGGATTTCCATGATGATTATTTTAACCTTGTTTATCTTGAAGAATATGTTTCTTTGGAAGAACACGATAAACTGATTACCTATACTGTTCAGCCTGGTATAGCTCCATTTCTTCATTGCATGGCTGATTATAACAAACTGATCAGTTATTGGCTTTTAGGCCGGTTGGATGACTGTGTTGCGCTTCTTCGCACTAACAAGGAATTTATATCCATATCTCATCAAGGTCATCCTAAGCACCTGAAAATACCTCATATTTTTATGGTGTATATTCAGGCGCTGGTGCGTGATCGTCTGCGGAAAAAGCCTGAGGCTCAGGTTCCTGGTCATCAAGTTATATATGTCATTGGCGAGTCCCATGCTCTAGGGTTGCATGATCAGATCTTTCGCTGTGGTGATAGCTCTTACCAAGGCCGTGTTAAGTTTATCAAAGGCATCCAGATGCACCATCTCGCCGGTGAGGGCGATAATAAATATAAGTATTACCTGCGCCGCCATTTGGGGAGCATTGAAGATAATGCCAGCGTACTTTTCACTATAGGTGAAATTGATTGCCGCATAGGCAAGGGGCTGAGTCTGGCTGCCAAGAAATTGCGACGCCCGCTGGATGAGCTAATTGATCAGACGGTTAAAGGCTATATTGAATATATTAAACTATCCCTGCAGACGAAACCGATAAAGAAGGTTTATATTCAGGGCATCCCTGCCCCTAATATTGAAAAGTACCCCTGGCTGGACTTAGCCGGTCATGTCAGGCTGATTCAAAAAGTCAATGTTCTGTTGAAAAGTCAGGTATTGGCCCAGCAGTGGTTTTTTATCGATGTTTACGCTGCTACTAGTGACGTTAGCGGCTGGAGTCACGGAAAGAGACATTTAGATGCCTGCCATTTGAAACCTTCTTTGTATGAGGATGTAACCGCCTGGATTGCTTCCCCTCAGTGACGGGCGGGCAGGTGTCGGGTTATTTTCACGGTTTGAGGGGGCCAGCACCTGCTCCTTATCAGGAACGATAGCTTTGGGCTAGCATTGAGTTTAGCTCTTTAAATGATTTAAAATACCGCCGGAGGCTATCTGGTCTCTCTTGCCGTCGTTAATTGTTAAATGGCTTCATATAAGAACATAAAGGAACGAAAATTGAACAGTAAAGAGCAAGCGCTACTGGCCAAATCCCGTAATTACTACCAGCAAAAAATGTACGCTAAGGCTGAGCGCACGATCGCCAAGATCAAAAGCACTGACAGCGAAGTCTATAAATTAGCGATGCAAGTGTATTTTTCTCTGAAGCAATATGCTAAATGCAGTCAAAAGGCTGAGTTATACCTGAGGGAAAATCCGAATTTACATGGTAAAAAGCAGGCTTATCTTTTGCTGGCAAAGTCCCAGCTAGAATTAGAGCAAGTCAGCTCTGCGCGTATTAACCTTGAAAAATCAATGTCACTTGACAGTTCAATAGATAATGCTGAGGCCATTGTCGCTTTGCTTATGGTTTATATGACTGAGTATAACCTTGTTGGTGTCGAAACCCTGGCTCCTAGATTGAAATCCTGGTCAAAATATTTTCTTATTTCCTCATTATTTTTAATCCGCTCTGCAGCGAGAATGGGTAAACGTGAGCTATTAAAGAAACGGCTAATGGATATTTTTCCTTATGCTGAAGCCATTGAAGGGAACAATGCCGCCGAAATTGTGAATTTTATGATGGATTTAGGCCTGTATGACGAGGCAACGACATTAATTTTCAGGCATAAGAAAGTAAATCCGAAGGCTAATCCCAGGTCGTTGTTGTCTAAGCTGTATTTATTTAAAAAGCAATATCAGGAAGTTATCGACTGGTTTGATGAAAGCAAGCTCGAACAGTATCCGGCAACGGGCTATCATTGTGCCGTTGCACTGGATAAACAGGAAGATTATGCCCGGGCCTTCACTTATCTTACTTCCGCGGCCAAAATCCGTAAAAAAGAGCAGGAAAAGGCCAAACAACCTGATTATGTCAAGTTGTATTTATCTGCCTTAAATAAGCTTAAGCCGGTACAGAGCCAGGCGAACCCCAATGGTTATCAGCATGTCTTTGCCGTCGGTTTCCCCCGTTCCGGTACGACGTTATTGGACAATGTATTAGATACTCAGGCAGAGGTTATGGTATTAAGTGAGCCGCCGACAATTCAATTTGTCGTGGATGCTTTTGCCAGCAAATTAAAGAAGAACTACCCCAGAGATCTTGCTAGCTTGACAGAAGAAGAAATTGAAGTGTTGCGGGAAGTATACTTTAATACTCTTAGGATGATCGATCAAGCTGCCCCGCAAAACGGCGTTCTTGTGGATAAAAACCCCCATCATACGGTCCATTTGCCTTTAATTAAAACCTTGTTCCCGCATGCAAAAATAATCTTATCGCTAAGACACCCGCTGGATGTCTGTTTGAGCTGCTTTCAAATTGATTTCAGTGCCAATGAACATAATCGTTATCTTGTAACGCTCGACGAAATTGTTAATCGTTATCAGGAAGTATTTAGCCTGGTAGAGGGTTATCAAACCAATCTTAATATTGATTACCTTGAGCTCCGTTATGAAGATTTGTTAAGCGATTTTGATGCCGAGATGCTCAGGGTCTTTAACTACATCGGGCTGGAAGGGGATGACAGCTATAAAGAATTCCATAAACATGCCGGTGGCAAATATGTCGTTTCCGCATCAAGGGGACAGACAGATCAGCCCCTTTATAATAGTTCAAAAGAAAAGTGGCGCAATTATCAAGAGCAGTTGGGCGTTTATATTCCGGCTCTGGCACACTTTATAGATAAATACGGTTATAGTACTGAATAATAACCAGATGTTTGTTTGCGGTCAGCGTCAATATTGGCAGCGATATATTTCTCTTTTTATGGGCAGGGGAGATTTTTGTGTTAATCACCCCTGTATTTTACAGTTAGGCAAGTGGCAGTATAAGTATGCTTAAAAGACTATTAAAAACTCTTCCTTTATTCAAGAATGTCTATCAGGCAAAAAAGCTTGCCGAGCAACTAACTGTCGCTCAGTATCAGTTAACCTTGGCGGTGAATCATATTGCCTTGCTAAACCACAAGTTTTTAGCTGATCAAAGGGTTGCTGACGGCCATGGTGTCTCCGGGGATGTTTTGCCGAAAGCCTCTTGCCAGCAGCTTCTGACCGTTTCGTTAACAACTTATGGTAAACGGTTATCGACGGTTCACCTGACCATATTAAGTTTGCTACGGCAAACCCTGAAGCCTCAACGCCTGATATTATGGCTGGCTGAAGATGAGTTTACGCTTGAGCAATTGCCTGAGTGCTTGCTGGAGCTGCAGCAATTCGGCTTAGAAATTGCCTTTTGTCCGGACATCCGTTCATACAAAAAGCTTATCCCGGCCCTTAAACGTTATCCGGATGACATTATTATTACATTCGATGATGATGTTATTTATCCGCAGGATCAAATCGAACGTTTATATCAGGCACATTTAGCCGAGCCTGCGGCCGTTATTTGTCATCGTGCGCATCGTATCAGTAAAAAAGCAAATGGCGATATTAAGCCCTATATCCAATGGCCGTTTGACATTTCTTCTGCAAAGAGCGGTTTTGATATTTATCCGGTTGGTATCGGTGGTGTGCTTTACCCTCCGGGAAGCTTGAATCCTGAAGTGATGAATGAGCCGGCTTTTATGCGCTTATGCCCCTATGCGGATGATATGTGGTTTAAGGTTATGGCGTTAAAAAACCTTACTCCGGCCAAGGTCGTTGATAACCCGACCCCTTACCGTGATTATCTGCAAACTCCCGGGAGTCAGGCTGTGAGTTTGTGGGAGAGTAACAGAGAAAAAAATGATTGGCAGTTACAGGCCCTGCTGAGCGCATATCCCGAATTAATCGGTCAGGTACAGGCTTTTTCATGATAATCCCTTCTGTTAGCTAACATCTTAAGATAAAGATGTTAGACTAGCGTTAACCAAAATCCTGGTTTTAGCCGTTAACGGTTAAGGCCTGAAAGTTTAACTGACATGTTTAAGCGTCTAAAAAAAATTATTCCCTTTAGCTATTACCCCTATAAAGCGTTTATGCATAAGCATAAGTGTATCTTTGTCCATATTCCTAAAAATGCCGGAAGTAGTGTTTTAACCTTGTTTTATGATCAGGGCGGGCGAAAGCATGCCAAGTGGTATGAATTTTATGAAAGCAATGACTATTTTTTCAGGCGATATCATAAATTTGCCATAGTCAGGGAGCCGTTGGCACGACTGTACTCGGCATACCGTTACTGTCTTAAAGGCGGTAACCAACAAAGTGACGATCTTGCATTGCGTGAGATAATTCTCGCCAACAGTAATGGTTTTTCAGATTTTATTGAGTTTGTGCTGGATGCGGACTTTTTAATGCTGCAATTGCTTTTTCAACCGCAATATTTGTATCTTTATGATCGCCAGCTTATTTGTAAGATTGATACCGTGTTACGCTATGAAACGTTACATAAGGATTGGCAAGCACTGGCTGCCAGTCAGGGGTATCCTATGGAATTGCCAAAAGTGAATGCCGCAGCGGTTGAATCACCAGTGCCGAAAATTTCCCCCAGGGCGTTGGCTAAAGTATATTCGCTCTATCGCCTTGATTATCAGTTATTAGCTTATCCGCAAAAATCAGAGTGTAGCTGTGACAGCCTTGAACAGCCGGGAGCATAAAGGGGGCATTGTGCAGATGTTGCTTTCAGGGCGTTTAAGGGGGCGGGCTATTTGGGTGTTACTGGCAAAATTGCTGGCATCTTTTCTTGCCTTGCTGTTTCACTTTTTACTGGCCAGGCAGCTCTCCAGTGCTCAATATGGCCTTTTTAGCTTGGCGATGACCTGTATCCTTTTTAGCTGTGCCTTTGCTAAGCAAGGACTGGAACCTTTACTTATTCGCCATTTAGCGGTGAAAAAGCAGGCTGGCATCCGGGACGTTTATTGCTTTTTTATCCTTTATGCCGGGTTAAGTGCTTGTGTCGTTGCGGCTCTATTGCTGTTGTTTGGCAGCTTTTTAGCACTGGATATAGTAAAACAGCCAAAACTTCTTGAGCTGATGCCTGCGATGGCTATGTTGACCGTACTGCAAACCTTTTTGGCCGTTAATAGCAGTGCGTTAAGAGGCAGAGGTTATCCAGGCGTTAGTTTGCTGTTTACCGGGGCGGTAACCTTTGCCCTGGCACTGCTTTTTTTATTATTACAGCCGCCGTTGACGGCTGTAGGCGCCATTAATCAGATACTTTTTTCGAGTATGTTTGCCTGCTTGTTGAGCTTTGCCGTTACCGGCAGCAAGTTACAGCTTGGCGTTGCGTCAGAGCAACATGGCAGGTCCGTGCTTTCAGGCGCTATGGAGCTAATTCAAAACCGTCCTTTGCTTAAAGGCGGTAAAGATCTCTTTGTGATCTCATTGGCGGCACTGGCGACCCAGCAATTGGCTACCGTTATTTTAGCGCGTTATGCTGAATTATCTGAAGTCGCCAGTTTTGCTTTGGCAGCCAAACTGGCACTGCTGATGACTTATCCGTTAATGGTGATTAATGCTATTACAGCGCCTATGTATGCAAGGTACTGGGGCCAGAAACAGTTGACGGCATTTAAATCTTTGTCGGTAAAAAGCAACCGGGTGTTGTTGCTTGCTGCCACCATTTTGTTATTGCTGGTTTATTCACTATCCCAGCCCTTACTGGGCGTATTTGGCAGTAAGTATCAGAATGCCGTTCAGCTTTTACAGATACTAGCTCTGGGTCATTGGGTAAATCTGGCAACTGGCTCAGTCGTTTCCATGCTGATTATGGCGGGTCATGAGCGGGTACATCGCCGTAATACCCTGATTATTACCGTCGTTAATATTGCCGCGCTGTTGTGGCTTGTCCCTTTGTATGGCAGCTATGCTGCCGCCTGGATAACTTGTGCCGCAATGGTGGTTAAAAACCTGGTGGCCCTTTATTTTGTTAGAAAGCTGATTTTTTCCCGGATCGGCGAAAGTGGAAACTCAATGATATGATATCAACTTTTGATCAATGCTTATTTGTTCATATTCCTAAGGTGGCCGGGCAGAGTATTGAATCTGCTTTTTTGGCCCGGGCCGGCTTAAGCTGGCAGCAAAGAGAAGCTTTTTTGCTCCGTCCTAATAAAGATCCTGCCTTGGGACCGCCGAGATTGGCACATCTGACGGCATTGGAATACCTGGAGTTGGGCTATCTGGAGCCCGAGGTCTTTACTCGGCTTTTTAAATTTTCCTTTGTTCGCAATCCCTGGGATCGGCTGGTCTCTGAATATACGTACCGCCAGTACAAAATGTCTTTTAAAGATTTTTTGTTTCGTGGTTTTCCAACGGTAAAAGATGATGATTATGCGTTATCTCAGGATCTTTATCGCCATGTATTGCCTCAGCATTATTTCCTTTATGATCAAGAAGGAAAGTTACTGGTGGATTTTGTTGGCAAGTTTGAAAATCTGCAGCAAGATTTTGCCCGGGTTTCGGAGATAATTACCGGGCAGGTTTTGCCTCTGCCGCACAAAAATGAAACCCCGGCTTCAGGGGCGCGGGCGGTGTTGAGTCGGCTATTTAAACAAAAAAAGAAAAAAACTACCAAGCCGCATTACCGGGAATATTATGATGAAGAAAGTCGGGCATTTGTTGCCGACTTGTATCAGCAGGATATTGCGTTATTTGACTATCAGTTTTAGCGGATGTTTTTTCTGGCAGTCAAGCACGTTTTTGACGTTTAGCCTGTTGTTCAGATTGCATATGCCAGCCTACCAGACATAAGTTTCCCCCAGGTGTTCAAAGAGTGCCTGGTTAGGCAACGCAAAATAATCTTGTAAGCTTTGGTAGTCCTGTGGCGCGATCTTTGTTTTATTGTTGCCGGTATTGACGGCTTTTAAGTCGGGAACTTGGTAATCGGTGTCAAGGTTTAAAAAGTCAAATACCCGGGGGAGGATATCTTCAGGACGGCTAAATAGCACTTCACTGTTTAAAATCAAGATTTGTTCGCTAGCAAAATGCTGTTGGTACAGGGCGATTTGCTGCAGGTATAATCCCCTTGCCTGATAGGAATATAACCTGAAAGCCGGGTCTTGATAATCTTTTCGGTTTAACGCGTTGGCAAGCCGGTTGCTTTCTTGTGCCAGGGCATCTTTTAGTGTCAGCTTTTCATGACCAAAGCGTTTGACATGATAATAATGCGAAATAGCCCTTTCAACAGGGTTCCTGAGTAAGATAATGATCTTACAGTGTGGAATTTGGGCTTTAATGCGCTGTGCAACCAAAGGATTAAATAAATATAATGGACTGGCATCGATACAGACATCACCGGGCTTAACCTGTGTTTTTAACGGGAAATGGGCCTGGTACCAGGGCTGTCCTTTGGCAAACGTATCCAGGTTCGCTACGGTGCCGCCGTCGAAGTAGTGCTTTTCTTTACTAAAGCTTGCATGCACCTGGGGATGTTGGACCAGGTAATGGTAGAGGCTGGAGCTGCCTGCTTTTTGGGCGCCGACTATCATGCAGTTTGGCAGGGTGCGGTGTGAAGCCGATGCTTTCCTGATTGACCATTCGATGAGCGTGCTGTGCATCCGCATGTTTTGAGCATAGGCCTTTTGCCGTAACCATTGCCATTCGGCTGTCAATTTTTGTTGCAAAGTAAGCTTTTCTACTGCCATTTAGGTGTCTTAGGTTTTCTGTAAAGGGCTTATTTTACTGGAAGCCGGGCTTGTTTGACAGGTATTTATCCCGCCGTTGGTGTCGGATTCAGCCGTGGCGCTTATCTTGCTCAGAAGCGGAAATGGGCCAAACCCTGCGGTTAAAGGGCCGTTAAGTAAAATAATGAGTTCTTTGCTGGAATCCGGGACGCCGATATTGCTATCTGGCAATCACCAGGCACTGTAAATATCCGGCGGGGCAGGGTATTTTGCCG
Protein-coding sequences here:
- a CDS encoding sulfotransferase family 2 domain-containing protein, with protein sequence MISTFDQCLFVHIPKVAGQSIESAFLARAGLSWQQREAFLLRPNKDPALGPPRLAHLTALEYLELGYLEPEVFTRLFKFSFVRNPWDRLVSEYTYRQYKMSFKDFLFRGFPTVKDDDYALSQDLYRHVLPQHYFLYDQEGKLLVDFVGKFENLQQDFARVSEIITGQVLPLPHKNETPASGARAVLSRLFKQKKKKTTKPHYREYYDEESRAFVADLYQQDIALFDYQF
- a CDS encoding sulfotransferase family protein, which gives rise to MAVEKLTLQQKLTAEWQWLRQKAYAQNMRMHSTLIEWSIRKASASHRTLPNCMIVGAQKAGSSSLYHYLVQHPQVHASFSKEKHYFDGGTVANLDTFAKGQPWYQAHFPLKTQVKPGDVCIDASPLYLFNPLVAQRIKAQIPHCKIIILLRNPVERAISHYYHVKRFGHEKLTLKDALAQESNRLANALNRKDYQDPAFRLYSYQARGLYLQQIALYQQHFASEQILILNSEVLFSRPEDILPRVFDFLNLDTDYQVPDLKAVNTGNNKTKIAPQDYQSLQDYFALPNQALFEHLGETYVW